The Panacibacter microcysteis DNA window AAACAGTAATGTTTATCGCAGATAAATGATAGTGTTGAAACAGAATCCGGCTTACGAGGTTTGTGTTTTTAAAATGCCTGGCGCACTTGCACCAGGCATTTTTGTGCAATCCGCTTCAGTAGTTTTTACTGCATACATAGCCATTGAATTTTCCTGTTCAGCCAAGGCTGTTGCTGTATAATATGCAATGCATTTAACTTCAACCACCTTAAAAGGTGTGTGTAAATTTTCTGTATGCAGTCTATACTATACGATTTTGAGTTTATGCGGGTACAGCAGCAGCTAAAACTGGAGAAGCATCTTTTTGCCAGAGCCTTTCACCGGGGAAAAAGTTTGTCCCAGCTAAAAAAGCAGCTTAACCAGATCAGCAAACTGGAAAGAAAATACAAAGCTCTTTCTATTGTTCAGTACAATTGATGATGGCCCTTTTTAGCGTATATTTATTACCACACTTTATTATAAATAACCCGCTAAACATGGCTTATGAAACGGCTCATCATACTGCTTACATGCCTGTTATACCTGGCTAACACCAACGCACAATCAACAAACCCATTGTATGATTCTTCTCTGGCCAAATCTTTAGGCGCAGATGAGTATGGTATGAAAATGTATGTGCTGGTAATGCTGAAAACGGGGCCTGCTACAATCGACAATAAAGCAACGGTTGACAGCCTCTTTGGCGGGCACATGCAAAATATAGGCAGGCTTGCAAAAGAAAACAAACTGGTTGTTGCAGGGCCGCTGGCAAAGAATAACAAAAATTACCGCGGTATTTTTATACTCAATGTAGACACAATAGAAAAAGCAAAAGCGTTAATTGATACAGACCCTGCTGTACACGCAGGCCTGCTTGATGCGGATTTGTTTGGCTGGTATGGTTCGGCTGCATTACCTGTATACCTTAAAACGCATGAAAAAATTGAAAAGCAACATCCCTGATTATTGTATACACGTCGTTTTCCTTTCTATACGTTTTTCATAGTTGCTGCCCC harbors:
- a CDS encoding YciI family protein — its product is MKRLIILLTCLLYLANTNAQSTNPLYDSSLAKSLGADEYGMKMYVLVMLKTGPATIDNKATVDSLFGGHMQNIGRLAKENKLVVAGPLAKNNKNYRGIFILNVDTIEKAKALIDTDPAVHAGLLDADLFGWYGSAALPVYLKTHEKIEKQHP